The Priestia aryabhattai genome includes a window with the following:
- a CDS encoding MFS transporter has protein sequence MSTTHQQRFWILVSLVAISGFSQGMLLPLIAIIFEKDGLSSTINGLNATGLYLGILFISPFMEAPLRRYGYKPIIAAGGLLVIVSLALFPLWKSVVFWFVLRLFIGIGDHALHFGTQTWITSSSPADKRGRNISLYGLFFGIGFAVGPLMTPLIEINLALPFMISSALCLITWVFLFLIKNEFPLQEVEVNSLKETAKRFSKAAKYAWIAFLPPFGYGFLESSLNGSFPVYGLRIGLQVEFISLLLTSFAVGAIVFQLPLGILSDKFGRKLVLGWILSIGAVTFFTASLLEETAIPLIACLFIAGMVVGSTFSLGISYMTDLIPTRLLPTGNLLCGIAFSIGSLAGPYIGGTFIQFFHHVSFFNIISGMLGLIFIVLFVFGQKMPIQQKTSENL, from the coding sequence ATGAGTACTACTCATCAACAACGTTTTTGGATTTTAGTTAGCCTTGTCGCTATTTCTGGATTTAGCCAAGGCATGCTGCTGCCTTTAATCGCTATTATTTTTGAGAAAGACGGTCTTTCCTCTACTATAAACGGATTAAACGCGACTGGATTGTACCTGGGCATCTTATTTATTTCTCCTTTCATGGAAGCGCCGCTTCGTAGATACGGATATAAGCCAATTATCGCAGCAGGAGGACTTTTAGTTATCGTATCTTTAGCTTTGTTTCCTTTGTGGAAATCTGTTGTTTTTTGGTTTGTGCTTCGTTTATTTATTGGAATAGGAGATCACGCCCTGCACTTTGGAACTCAAACATGGATTACCTCGTCTTCACCTGCCGATAAACGAGGTCGAAATATTTCATTGTATGGGCTTTTTTTCGGTATTGGTTTTGCTGTTGGTCCTTTAATGACGCCGTTAATTGAGATTAACCTAGCGCTTCCTTTTATGATTTCTTCCGCTCTATGCCTCATAACCTGGGTATTTTTATTTTTGATAAAAAATGAATTTCCCCTACAAGAAGTTGAGGTTAATTCATTAAAAGAAACGGCTAAACGATTTTCTAAAGCGGCTAAATATGCTTGGATTGCTTTTTTACCGCCTTTTGGATATGGTTTTTTAGAATCCTCACTGAACGGAAGCTTTCCTGTATATGGTTTACGAATTGGTTTGCAAGTAGAGTTTATTTCACTCCTGCTGACTTCCTTTGCAGTTGGAGCTATTGTATTTCAGCTTCCTCTCGGAATACTGAGCGATAAATTCGGACGGAAATTGGTATTAGGATGGATTTTATCAATTGGAGCCGTCACGTTTTTCACAGCAAGTCTATTAGAAGAAACCGCTATTCCATTGATAGCATGTTTATTTATAGCGGGCATGGTTGTAGGTTCTACGTTTAGTTTAGGCATTAGCTATATGACAGATTTGATTCCTACTCGTTTACTGCCTACAGGCAATTTACTATGCGGCATTGCTTTTAGTATTGGAAGCCTTGCCGGTCCTTACATAGGCGGTACTTTTATTCAGTTCTTTCACCATGTCAGCTTTTTTAATATTATTAGCGGGATGCTTGGCCTTATTTTTATCGTTCTTTTTGTGTTCGGACAAAAAATGCCTATACAACAAAAAACAAGCGAGAACTTATAA
- a CDS encoding ArsR/SmtB family transcription factor, whose translation MKKDEHSFLSPQTVEDASRILKAISDPTRMKILYLLFQEECSVGHMVEVLGVSQSAISHQLTHLRHLRLVKYRREGNTYFYTYDDEHVVGILHQVIQHVECAHNE comes from the coding sequence ATGAAAAAAGATGAACATTCGTTTTTATCGCCTCAAACAGTAGAAGACGCGTCAAGAATACTAAAAGCTATTTCAGATCCTACGAGAATGAAAATTCTTTATTTGTTATTTCAAGAAGAGTGTTCAGTCGGTCATATGGTTGAAGTACTTGGTGTTTCGCAGTCAGCTATTTCACATCAGTTAACTCACTTGCGTCATTTGCGCTTGGTAAAATATCGCCGTGAAGGGAATACGTATTTCTATACGTATGATGATGAACACGTGGTTGGAATTTTGCATCAAGTGATTCAGCACGTAGAATGCGCACATAACGAATAA
- a CDS encoding YfkD famly protein → MLRKLLLFVFTIIISFSCSTKIAIAKTAQPTINVPSSALNISKENTYPNATQDTPYLQPSEFTKELIETSNVKIENPDLIRILNESNISKTPWAIGFRATIFLGQWPLNYESTETNVNWQHQRINTNHYDNRAGKTQYKMMYSQENQSHVKGGLTAKVPQPDHVKQMMLIEAAKKTKLTLSFQTFVGAGTKKDQVYNVAPKKVGYLYAYTPAVSEKGKVTYGEVYVTVKGSKRSIVVRNVTSQGIGAWIPVQDYVSLSFGAYDQPR, encoded by the coding sequence ATGTTACGTAAATTGCTTTTATTTGTGTTTACCATCATTATTTCATTTTCATGTTCAACGAAGATCGCCATTGCTAAAACAGCTCAGCCTACCATCAACGTGCCTTCTTCAGCTTTAAATATTTCAAAAGAAAATACCTATCCAAATGCTACTCAAGATACGCCATACTTGCAGCCGAGTGAGTTCACAAAAGAGCTCATTGAAACATCAAATGTAAAAATTGAAAACCCTGATTTAATTCGTATATTAAATGAATCAAACATTTCTAAAACTCCATGGGCAATTGGGTTCAGAGCAACCATTTTTTTAGGGCAGTGGCCATTGAATTATGAATCAACAGAAACAAATGTTAACTGGCAGCACCAGCGAATCAATACAAATCATTATGATAACAGAGCAGGAAAAACTCAGTACAAAATGATGTACAGCCAAGAAAATCAAAGCCATGTAAAAGGCGGATTAACAGCAAAAGTGCCTCAGCCTGATCATGTTAAACAAATGATGCTAATCGAAGCAGCTAAAAAAACAAAGCTAACTTTATCATTTCAAACGTTTGTAGGTGCCGGAACGAAAAAAGACCAGGTCTATAACGTAGCTCCCAAAAAAGTAGGTTATCTGTATGCGTACACGCCTGCTGTAAGTGAAAAGGGAAAAGTAACGTATGGAGAAGTGTATGTAACGGTAAAAGGCAGCAAGCGTTCAATTGTAGTGAGAAATGTAACGTCTCAAGGAATTGGAGCATGGATTCCTGTACAAGATTATGTCTCCTTAAGCTTTGGTGCTTACGATCAGCCGAGATAA
- a CDS encoding phenolic acid decarboxylase → MEKFIGNHMIYTYENGWEYEIYIKNENTIDYRIHSGMVAGRWVRDQKVDIVKLTEDVYKVSWTEPTGTDVSLNFMPDEKRMHGVIFFPKWVHEHPEITVCYQNDHLDLMHESREKYETYPKYVVPEFADITFIKNVGANNEEAVAQAPYEGMTDDIRAGKLI, encoded by the coding sequence ATGGAAAAATTTATTGGTAATCATATGATTTACACATACGAAAACGGATGGGAATATGAAATTTATATCAAAAACGAAAATACAATCGATTACCGTATTCATAGTGGAATGGTGGCAGGACGATGGGTTCGTGACCAAAAAGTAGATATTGTGAAATTAACAGAAGATGTATATAAAGTATCTTGGACTGAACCGACTGGAACAGATGTATCTTTGAACTTTATGCCCGATGAAAAACGCATGCACGGCGTTATTTTCTTTCCAAAATGGGTACACGAACATCCTGAGATTACAGTGTGCTACCAGAATGATCATCTTGATTTAATGCATGAATCTCGTGAAAAATATGAAACATATCCGAAATACGTTGTGCCCGAATTTGCTGATATTACGTTTATCAAAAATGTCGGAGCGAACAATGAGGAAGCTGTAGCTCAAGCACCTTACGAAGGAATGACGGATGATATTCGCGCCGGAAAATTAATTTAA
- a CDS encoding SE1561 family protein, with translation MGNAVRDKDSQVRYLKDRLNMFVHVLDSMEPENTDLEDIDRLINMIDDLEAKCEQFKKDKE, from the coding sequence ATGGGAAACGCCGTTCGAGATAAAGATTCACAAGTACGTTATTTAAAAGATCGTTTGAATATGTTTGTACACGTATTAGACTCAATGGAGCCTGAAAACACAGACCTAGAAGACATTGACCGTTTAATTAATATGATTGATGACCTCGAAGCAAAATGTGAACAGTTTAAAAAAGATAAAGAATGA
- a CDS encoding DUF3237 domain-containing protein: protein MMEPVLKKIATFTINVGTPIVIGHTGLGKKQFIPIKSGTADGEIKGLILPSGADSQIIRSDGRVNLSARYVIQTEDDELIYTENNGIRQVSEEFREQAAEGEIVPPEHVYFRTIPVFETGSAKYKWLQDRIFLGAAVRHPDSVVLDIYEVL, encoded by the coding sequence ATGATGGAACCAGTGCTTAAGAAAATAGCAACATTCACAATTAATGTCGGTACACCGATTGTCATTGGTCATACAGGATTGGGAAAGAAACAGTTTATACCTATTAAGTCAGGTACTGCAGATGGAGAGATAAAAGGCTTAATCCTTCCAAGCGGAGCGGATTCTCAAATTATTCGTTCAGATGGCCGCGTCAATTTATCTGCCCGGTATGTGATTCAAACAGAAGATGATGAACTTATTTATACTGAAAACAACGGAATACGTCAGGTTAGTGAAGAATTTAGAGAACAGGCTGCTGAAGGTGAAATTGTACCTCCAGAGCATGTTTATTTTCGTACGATTCCTGTCTTTGAAACAGGAAGTGCGAAGTATAAGTGGTTACAAGACCGCATTTTTCTAGGAGCTGCTGTGAGACACCCAGACAGCGTTGTGTTAGACATATACGAAGTTTTATAA
- a CDS encoding pyridoxamine 5'-phosphate oxidase family protein yields MSNDVKNQILSVLDDYTIGTLATIQDGKPYSRFMMFFHEDLVLYTATNKDTHKVEELEKNPYVHILLGYDGQGWSDPYVEVEAKVNVETNEELKKKFWNAKLKEWIKSPDDPNYLLLQLTPERMRYFDKAGSKPKEM; encoded by the coding sequence ATGAGTAATGATGTAAAAAATCAAATTTTATCCGTACTGGATGACTATACAATAGGAACGTTAGCTACGATTCAAGATGGAAAACCTTATTCACGCTTTATGATGTTTTTTCATGAAGATCTTGTGCTCTACACCGCCACCAATAAAGACACCCATAAAGTTGAAGAACTAGAAAAAAACCCTTACGTTCATATTTTGTTAGGCTATGATGGGCAAGGTTGGAGTGATCCTTATGTAGAGGTAGAAGCCAAAGTAAATGTGGAAACAAACGAAGAGTTAAAAAAGAAATTTTGGAACGCAAAGTTAAAAGAGTGGATTAAAAGCCCGGATGACCCAAATTATTTGCTTCTTCAGCTGACTCCTGAACGCATGCGCTATTTTGATAAAGCCGGAAGCAAACCAAAAGAAATGTAA
- a CDS encoding cation diffusion facilitator family transporter, which translates to MSHDHHHHHHGHHHHFDTQREGNQKGLLIALIITAGIMVLEFVGGLFTNSLALLSDSGHMLSDTSSLALSLVAIWFANRAASAKKTYGYYRFEILAALFNGVALFVIAGFIIYEAYQRVLEPQPVASGSMMLIATVGLLANLISAWSLMRQGDVKGNVNLRSAYLHVLGDALGSIGAIVAGLLMMLFGWYIADPIISVVVSVLILKSAWGVLAHSVHILMEGSPEGVEHSEIKNLLENIEGVKDVHDLHIWTITSGLDSLSCHMRVEDEKDCQQILQKAIDLVHDHCGIEHTTIQIEKSALQHRMLKV; encoded by the coding sequence ATGAGTCATGATCATCATCACCACCATCATGGTCACCATCACCATTTCGATACACAGCGTGAAGGTAACCAAAAAGGTCTGCTAATTGCACTGATTATCACAGCGGGTATTATGGTTCTTGAGTTTGTTGGAGGACTTTTTACAAATAGCTTAGCGTTATTATCCGATAGCGGACACATGCTGTCTGATACAAGCTCACTTGCTCTTAGCCTTGTAGCGATATGGTTTGCTAACCGAGCTGCATCGGCTAAAAAAACGTATGGTTATTATCGTTTTGAAATATTAGCGGCTCTTTTTAACGGAGTAGCACTGTTTGTAATAGCAGGATTTATCATATATGAAGCCTATCAACGCGTATTAGAGCCGCAGCCTGTAGCAAGCGGCAGCATGATGCTGATTGCTACTGTTGGTTTACTCGCTAATTTAATCAGCGCATGGTCACTTATGAGACAAGGCGATGTAAAAGGAAATGTAAATTTACGCAGCGCTTACTTACACGTATTGGGAGACGCTTTAGGATCCATTGGAGCTATTGTAGCGGGACTTCTTATGATGCTGTTTGGATGGTATATTGCTGATCCTATTATTTCTGTAGTTGTGTCTGTATTAATTTTAAAAAGCGCTTGGGGAGTGCTTGCTCATAGTGTTCATATTTTGATGGAAGGCTCTCCTGAAGGAGTGGAGCACAGTGAAATAAAAAACCTCCTTGAAAACATTGAAGGAGTCAAAGATGTGCATGATTTACACATTTGGACGATTACTTCAGGACTGGACTCATTGAGCTGTCATATGCGCGTAGAAGATGAAAAAGATTGTCAGCAGATTTTGCAAAAAGCCATTGATTTAGTACACGATCACTGCGGCATTGAGCATACGACGATTCAAATTGAAAAATCGGCTCTTCAACACCGAATGCTAAAAGTCTAA
- the cax gene encoding calcium/proton exchanger, with product MINRIFLIAVILGVPLSVIGHMMHWSDVLMFIIYCLTIIALAAFMGRATESLAVVAGPRIGGLLNATFGNAVELIISIFALKEGLTAVVLASLTGSVLGNLLLVGGLSFFIGGLKFKRQEFNVYDARHNSGLLIFAVIVAFVIPEVFASEMNEAKTMSLSVGISIILIILYLAALFFKLVTHRGVYQHKSEDVEEHEEPEWSMWKAIAVLFLSTLAVAYVSESLVSTIEIVSESFGWSELFIGVIIVAIVGNAAEHASAIIMAVKNRMGVAVEIAVGSTLQVAMFVAPILVLVSLMFESQMSLVFTWPELIAMVTAVFLTIAISNDGDTNWFEGATLLGAYIIMGIGFYLI from the coding sequence ATGATCAATCGGATTTTTCTTATAGCGGTTATTCTTGGGGTACCGCTATCTGTTATTGGGCACATGATGCACTGGTCAGATGTTCTTATGTTTATTATTTACTGTTTAACAATCATTGCCCTCGCAGCTTTTATGGGGAGAGCAACAGAAAGCTTAGCTGTTGTAGCTGGCCCTCGAATAGGAGGTCTATTAAATGCTACGTTTGGCAACGCTGTAGAATTAATTATTTCTATTTTTGCCTTAAAAGAAGGTCTTACAGCTGTGGTGCTTGCATCGTTAACTGGTTCTGTATTAGGAAATCTCCTTCTTGTAGGCGGTCTTTCATTCTTTATCGGGGGGTTAAAATTTAAGCGTCAAGAATTTAATGTCTATGATGCAAGACACAATTCTGGATTATTGATCTTTGCCGTTATTGTTGCGTTTGTCATTCCTGAAGTGTTTGCCAGCGAGATGAACGAAGCGAAGACCATGTCCCTAAGTGTCGGAATCTCCATTATTCTCATCATCTTGTACTTAGCGGCGTTATTTTTTAAGCTGGTAACGCATCGAGGCGTGTATCAGCATAAAAGTGAAGACGTAGAAGAACATGAGGAGCCAGAGTGGTCAATGTGGAAAGCGATTGCGGTTCTCTTTTTGTCTACGTTAGCTGTAGCATATGTGTCTGAAAGCTTGGTTAGCACAATCGAAATTGTATCAGAAAGCTTTGGCTGGAGTGAGCTATTCATCGGGGTCATCATTGTAGCGATTGTTGGAAACGCGGCAGAGCATGCTTCGGCTATTATTATGGCCGTTAAAAATCGCATGGGTGTAGCTGTTGAAATTGCTGTTGGATCGACTTTACAAGTAGCGATGTTTGTAGCACCGATATTGGTGTTAGTTTCGCTGATGTTCGAAAGCCAAATGTCTCTTGTTTTTACTTGGCCTGAGTTGATTGCGATGGTAACAGCCGTATTTTTAACGATTGCTATTTCTAATGACGGAGACACAAACTGGTTCGAAGGTGCAACTCTTTTAGGGGCTTATATTATTATGGGAATTGGTTTTTATCTTATTTAA
- a CDS encoding heavy metal translocating P-type ATPase, with product MENALPKKQEQTQQTSSAVNVLKTHGELIAALLSGVLILAGWLLSKQQDTAVSITLFILAYVIGGFAKAKEGIEETIENKELNVEMLMIIAAIGAAVIGYWTEGAMLIFIFALSGALETYTMNKSNREISALMNLQPQEATRLIGDQEEIVSISDLQIGDLLLVKPGERVPSDGIVVLGQTTIDQAAITGESVPVLKQLDDEVFAGTVNVKGAITIKMTKPSAETLFQKIIQLVQTAQSEKSPSQLFIERFEGTYVKIVLSVVAVMLFLPHYVLGWSWTETFYRAMILLVVASPCALVASITPASLSAISNGAKKGILFKGGVHLERLSHLSAIAFDKTGTLTKGKPEVTNVIVRSDMNEQEFLIKIASIERQSNHPLAQSIVDFVKNKQELTLVQPDSLEDVPGYGVIGSLQGDTWKIGKADFVGKEDAAEFENQISSTLASEGKTIVYAKDQHGIVGLLALKDVVRTEAVDAVKSLKEQGIHTVMITGDSEKTAEAISKECAVDEYIAECLPEAKVDKIKALKDKFPTVSMVGDGINDAPALATANVGVAMGEGTDVALETADIVLMKNDLSKISDAVALSRRMNSIVKQNVIFSIAVIFLLICSNFFQVLDMPFGVIGHEGSTILVILNGLRLLKS from the coding sequence ATGGAAAATGCGTTACCTAAAAAACAAGAACAAACGCAGCAAACATCTTCTGCTGTCAACGTATTAAAAACACATGGTGAACTCATTGCTGCACTGTTAAGCGGAGTGCTTATTTTAGCCGGCTGGCTGCTTTCAAAACAGCAGGATACAGCAGTATCTATTACGCTCTTTATATTAGCTTATGTGATAGGTGGATTTGCTAAAGCAAAAGAAGGCATTGAAGAAACGATTGAAAATAAAGAATTGAATGTGGAAATGTTAATGATTATTGCAGCCATTGGAGCGGCTGTAATTGGCTACTGGACAGAAGGTGCTATGCTTATTTTCATTTTTGCATTAAGCGGTGCATTAGAAACGTACACCATGAATAAAAGCAACCGAGAAATTAGCGCCTTGATGAATCTGCAGCCGCAAGAAGCAACGCGTCTGATTGGGGATCAAGAAGAAATTGTATCCATTTCAGATTTACAGATCGGAGACTTGCTGCTAGTTAAGCCGGGTGAACGAGTACCATCCGATGGTATTGTTGTCTTAGGTCAAACAACGATTGATCAGGCTGCTATTACGGGGGAATCTGTTCCTGTACTAAAACAGCTCGATGATGAAGTATTCGCGGGCACGGTGAATGTAAAAGGCGCCATTACCATTAAAATGACAAAGCCAAGTGCCGAGACGCTGTTTCAAAAGATTATTCAGCTTGTTCAAACGGCTCAAAGTGAAAAGTCTCCTTCTCAATTGTTTATTGAACGATTTGAAGGCACATACGTAAAAATTGTCTTATCAGTTGTGGCAGTTATGCTGTTTCTACCACACTATGTGCTTGGATGGAGCTGGACCGAGACATTTTACAGAGCAATGATTCTCTTAGTTGTAGCGTCTCCTTGCGCCCTAGTTGCATCCATCACCCCTGCTTCGCTGTCTGCTATTTCAAACGGAGCAAAAAAAGGAATTTTGTTCAAAGGCGGCGTGCATTTGGAAAGATTAAGCCATTTAAGCGCAATTGCTTTTGATAAAACAGGAACGTTAACAAAAGGAAAGCCAGAAGTGACCAATGTCATTGTACGTTCTGATATGAACGAACAAGAATTTCTTATTAAAATAGCATCAATTGAACGTCAGTCCAATCATCCGCTTGCTCAATCCATTGTTGACTTTGTGAAAAACAAGCAGGAATTGACGCTCGTTCAGCCAGATTCACTTGAAGACGTTCCCGGATACGGTGTCATTGGGTCTCTTCAAGGAGATACGTGGAAGATAGGAAAAGCAGATTTTGTAGGTAAAGAAGATGCAGCTGAATTTGAAAATCAGATTTCATCTACGCTTGCCAGTGAAGGAAAAACGATTGTGTACGCAAAAGACCAGCATGGTATTGTGGGATTACTTGCGCTAAAAGACGTTGTACGAACAGAAGCTGTAGACGCTGTTAAATCTCTTAAAGAGCAGGGTATTCATACCGTCATGATTACAGGAGACAGCGAAAAAACAGCCGAAGCCATTTCAAAAGAATGTGCAGTCGATGAATACATTGCAGAATGTTTGCCTGAAGCTAAAGTAGATAAAATTAAAGCTTTAAAAGACAAATTCCCTACCGTTTCAATGGTGGGAGATGGCATTAACGATGCACCTGCTCTTGCTACTGCTAACGTTGGAGTAGCCATGGGAGAAGGAACAGATGTGGCACTTGAAACAGCGGATATTGTTTTAATGAAAAATGATTTATCGAAAATTTCGGATGCAGTAGCTCTCTCCAGACGGATGAACTCAATTGTGAAGCAAAACGTTATTTTTTCTATTGCCGTCATCTTTTTATTAATTTGTTCAAATTTTTTCCAAGTGCTTGATATGCCATTTGGTGTTATTGGTCACGAAGGCAGCACCATTTTAGTTATCTTAAACGGTCTTCGCTTGCTAAAATCTTAA
- a CDS encoding OsmC family protein, which translates to MEFNMKKEAGFTTNLPYGELHIAGDEEYGFRPYQLLVSSIAVCSGGVLRKILEKKRISFSDLRIQADMMRNDEKAGRIEKIHLHYIITGEDLPLDKIKKSIELARKNCSMLQSVAGSIEVTETFELK; encoded by the coding sequence ATGGAATTTAACATGAAAAAAGAGGCGGGGTTTACGACAAATCTTCCTTATGGAGAGCTACATATCGCCGGAGATGAAGAATATGGCTTTCGTCCGTATCAGCTATTGGTATCGTCCATTGCCGTTTGCAGCGGAGGCGTGTTAAGAAAGATTCTAGAGAAAAAAAGAATCTCTTTTTCGGATTTACGCATCCAGGCTGATATGATGCGCAATGATGAAAAAGCGGGGCGAATTGAAAAAATTCATTTGCACTATATCATCACAGGAGAAGACCTTCCATTAGATAAAATTAAAAAATCGATTGAGCTAGCCCGAAAGAATTGTTCGATGCTACAATCGGTTGCTGGCAGTATCGAAGTGACAGAAACCTTCGAATTAAAATAA
- the yfkAB gene encoding radical SAM/CxCxxxxC motif protein YfkAB: protein MATLQRITPEFDPWEAYLDMKQYGKPTLTNVEFTTTTLCNMRCEHCAVGYTLQPKDPNALPLDLILKRLDEIPTLRALSITGGEPMMSLSSVKNYVVPLLKYAHERGVRTQINSNLTLDLSRYEQIIPYLDVLHISHNWGTMDDFVEAGFAMMERKPTYEQRAKYFDRMIENSRALVKAGVTVSAETMLNKRTLPHMKKIHRQIVDEMLCQRHEVHPMYPSDFASTLETLSLPEMRQAIHHLLDIRDENVWMLFGTLPFYACTNNEEDLALLQRLYSSKNVTVRNDPDGRSRLNVNIFDGDIIVTDFGDTPPLGNIQDTKLTDAFDTWQQSTISKELSCHCSAVSCLGPNILVKNSYYRDTDFSKLEANITK from the coding sequence ATGGCCACTTTACAACGAATTACCCCGGAGTTCGATCCGTGGGAAGCGTATTTAGATATGAAACAATATGGCAAACCGACGCTCACAAACGTTGAATTTACAACAACGACCCTTTGTAATATGCGGTGTGAGCACTGCGCAGTTGGATATACACTGCAGCCAAAAGACCCAAACGCACTTCCGCTTGATTTAATTTTAAAACGTCTCGATGAAATTCCAACTCTTCGGGCGTTAAGCATTACGGGGGGAGAGCCTATGATGTCTCTATCTTCTGTGAAAAATTATGTGGTGCCTTTATTAAAGTATGCACATGAACGAGGTGTCCGTACACAGATTAATTCAAATTTAACATTAGATCTTTCTCGTTACGAACAAATCATCCCTTATTTAGATGTTTTACATATTTCTCACAACTGGGGAACGATGGACGATTTTGTAGAAGCTGGCTTTGCAATGATGGAACGAAAGCCTACTTATGAGCAGCGCGCAAAATATTTCGACCGAATGATTGAAAACAGCCGCGCTCTTGTAAAAGCAGGTGTAACGGTATCAGCTGAAACGATGTTAAATAAACGTACACTTCCTCATATGAAAAAGATCCATCGTCAAATTGTTGATGAAATGCTTTGTCAGCGTCATGAAGTACACCCTATGTATCCAAGTGACTTTGCCAGCACCCTAGAAACATTATCTCTTCCTGAAATGCGTCAAGCTATTCATCACCTTCTTGATATTCGAGATGAAAATGTCTGGATGCTATTCGGCACGTTACCGTTTTATGCATGCACTAACAATGAGGAAGACTTAGCGCTCTTACAGCGCTTGTATAGCAGTAAAAATGTAACCGTTCGAAACGATCCAGACGGGCGCTCTCGCCTAAATGTAAATATCTTCGACGGAGATATTATCGTAACGGATTTCGGTGATACACCTCCTCTTGGCAACATTCAAGATACAAAACTTACAGACGCTTTTGATACGTGGCAACAAAGCACTATTTCTAAAGAACTTAGCTGTCATTGTTCAGCTGTGTCGTGTTTAGGACCTAATATTTTGGTGAAAAACAGCTATTATCGAGATACTGATTTTAGCAAACTTGAAGCGAACATTACAAAATAA
- a CDS encoding BH0509 family protein has protein sequence MSRQERKNMITFIETMKGIDRETLMYMTDADIEHIYTSAYKYYEEHLDM, from the coding sequence ATGAGCAGACAAGAACGTAAAAACATGATTACATTTATTGAAACAATGAAGGGGATTGACCGTGAAACCTTAATGTACATGACGGATGCTGATATCGAGCACATTTACACTTCCGCTTATAAATATTATGAAGAACATTTAGATATGTAG